A genomic stretch from Etheostoma cragini isolate CJK2018 chromosome 8, CSU_Ecrag_1.0, whole genome shotgun sequence includes:
- the si:dkey-29p10.4 gene encoding E3 ubiquitin/ISG15 ligase TRIM25: protein MGASLDTPAKCPLCNELTRDPITLKCNHRFCQRCIGDLWSVTPNGPYHCPEWRCKTAYQTLPFDSKLLPNNIRWAQPRSAAGTSSNDEQKTLDSTLRRPSLTSRLLGKRKASTPVSEQPDTKRPTVASPRKQSNDTDTATTSFSDKPGPSTSVETSQKAVHLESTQSESGDGTSSSDNFDNKAAPAGDVQHDLSIQQDKHKSVEVVSLDDSDTSNEVDICDAPALPTPKKDTQVTGINVLPKNPATSSNSDSFPGVSTPDKGKSPVHHVSKSPLVSTKHPVDAPGSPIRVAILPASESQKATPVPCHYCPKTRYQSAVKTCLVCGASMCTEHLRPHLDSPVFQNHTLVPPMEDFSPWRCQEHQEINRIYCRQCGVCVCTVCTVIGSHRNHVCISIREAEIELRGNLKEEIKQLQEAEQEVKNRVTELAQKKDDFRVVLGEARAGVQQQYGAIREALEQEEESALQCVTKEENRVLGGLEEKLGHLRNSLQSIQQGLHTLEGLADAKGDKRIMDQVFIMEYSKVAQLASSMGSCVDQFEAPEEVDQARLKCLQRWTEKRLDTVIITVPGKYRDLYRLLYGTTPLLDADTAHPKLQLSDNNRKVTYSESQQAYTEQEARFSSFPQVLASCSLEGGRWYWEVNVPMDEGRWKVGLCEGQIERKGQKDNSRLGFNSYSWCLACDKKKMEALHNKVAVPVVADGLQRVGVFLDFEEGILSFFNVTPGGSLALMYSYNHSFTDPLYPALSVSKTHLAICDLFES, encoded by the exons atgggaGCGTCGTTGGACACTCCCGCGAAGTGTCCTCTGTGTAACGAGCTGACCCGGGACCCCATCACTCTGAAATGTAACCACCGGTTCTGCCAACGGTGTATCGGAGATTTGTGGAGTGTTACCCCCAACGGGCCGTACCACTGCCCGGAGTGGAGGTGTAAAACAGCGTACCAGACTCTGCCGTTTGACAGCAAACTGCTGCCCAACAACATTCGATGGGCTCAGCCTCGTAGCGCTGCAG GCACATCCAGTAATGATGAACAGAAAACACTTGACTCCACACTGCGGAGGCCTTCACTCACCAGCCGGCTTCTCGGGAAGAGAAAAGCCAGCACACCTGTATCAGAGCAACCTGACACAAAGCGACCAACTGTGGCATCTCCCCGTAAGCAGTCCAATGACACCGACACTGCCACCACTTCCTTCTCAGATAAACCTGGGCCGTCGACTAGTGTGGAGACATCCCAGAAAGCAGTGCACCTAGAATCTACGCAGTCGGAGAGTGGTGATGGCACATCCTCCAGTGACAACTTTGACAATAAGGCAGCACCTGCAGGTGATGTGCAGCATGACCTCTCAATCCAGCAGGACAAGCATAAATCAGTAGAAGTCGTCTCATTGGATGACTCTGACACATCAAATGAAGTAGATATATGTGATGCACCTGCTCTTCCAACCCCCAAGAAAGACACACAAGTGACAGGAATTAATGTTTTGCCAAAGAATCCTGCCACATCTTCCAACTCTGATTCCTTTCCTGGGGTCTCAACTCCTGATAAAGGTAAGTCTCCTGTACACCATGTCAGCAAGTCACCCCTGGTATCCACCAAACATCCCGTTGATGCTCCAGGATCCCCAATACGGGTCGCCATCCTCCCGGCGTCAGAGAGCCAAAAGGCCACCCCTGTGCCCTGCCATTATTGCCCTAAAACTAGGTATCAGTCCGCTGTCAAGACCTGTCTGGTGTGTGGAGCTTCCATGTGTACGGAGCACTTGCGTCCCCACCTGGACTCCCCAGTCTTCCAGAATCACACCCTGGTCCCTCCCATGGAGGATTTTTCTCCCTGGAGGTGCCAAGAGCACCAGGAGATAAACCGTATCTACTGTCGgcagtgtggagtgtgtgtgtgcacagtgtgtACTGTCATAGGCTCACACCGCAACCACGTCTGCATCAGCATCAGGGAGGCAGAGATAGAGCTCAGG GGGAACCTAAAAGAAGAAATTAAGCAACTTCAGGAAGCTGAGCAGGAAGTGAAGAACAGGGTGACTGAACTTGCACAGAAGAAAGATGACTTTAGA GTGGTTTTGGGTGAGGCTCGAGCAGGGGTCCAGCAGCAGTATGGAGCCATCCGAGAGGCcctggagcaggaggaggaatcAGCTCTTCAGTGTGTGACGAAGGAGGAGAACAGGGTTCTGGGGGGACTAGAGGAGAAACTCGGCCACCTCCGGAACTCCCTGCAATCCATCCAGCAAGGCCTTCACACCCTGGAGGGACTGGCTGATGCGAAGGGAGACAAACGCATTATGGACCAGGTCTTCATTATG GAGTACAGCAAGGTAGCCCAACT GGCAAGTAGCATGGGGAGCTGTGTGGACCAGTTCGAGGCTCCGGAGGAAGTGGATCAGGCTCGGCTGAAATGTCTGCAGAGGTGGACCGAGAAACGTCTGGACACAGTCATCATCACTGTGCCTGGCAAATACAGAGACCTCTACAGACTGCTAT ATGGCACCACCCCTTTGCTGGATGCAGATACAGCCCACCCcaagctgcagctgtctgataaCAACAGGAAGGTGACCTACAGCGAATCCCAGCAGGCCTACACAGAGCAGGAGGCTCGCTTCAGCTCCTTCCCACAGGTCCTGGCCTCCTGTTCCCTGGAGGGGGGGCGCTGGTACTGGGAGGTGAATGTGCCTATGGATGAAGGTCGCTGGAAGGTGGGGCTGTGTGAGGGTCAGATAGAGAGGAAAGGCCAGAAGGACAACTCTCGTCTGGGCTTCAACTCCTACTCCTGGTGCCTGGCCTGCGACAAAAAGAAGATGGAAGCTCTGCATAACAAGGTGGCGGTTCCTGTGGTTGCAGACGGGCTGCAGAGGGTAGGAGTGTTCCTCGACTTCGAGGAGGGTATTTTATCATTCTTTAATGTGACACCAGGGGGCAGTCTAGCTTTAATGTATTCCTACAACCACAGCTTCACTGACCCTCTGTACCCAGCCTTGTCTGTGTCTAAAACACACCTGGCCATCTGTGATCTGTTTGAGTCATGA